taaagacccactgttacttttgtggcacttccaaaatatttttttctctatatttaacctttcttaagtgatttatcaacattcattataatattatcctctgtattttgtgttttttcaatgtaaatccagtattttcctacatttaatttactgatcatgtagatgttcattaaagctcagattaaagttgagggtcattatattagaaacagaaaaaaatcaagaaaaagtgactttttcagcaaaaaattcagtaactgaacataaaaacaagtgtctccatccactgtcatttaccaaactgcattttaccccaattatttacatgcattgacaggattagtggatcagaggttattaaacattttagatcagtagatgatttgggtctttatgggttaaaatcataaAACATGTGTAAAATGCCACTTCTGTGTCGATCCACCAGGGTGTGCTGTGTGAGGAGAACATGCGTGGTATTCGTTTTGACATTCATGACGTCACACTGCATGCAGACGCCATCCACCGTGGTGGAGGACAGATTATTCCAACAGCTCGTAGGGTCCTGTACGCCTGCCAGCTCACTTCTAAACCTCGACTCATGGAGCCTGTTTACCTGGTGGAGATACAGGTGAGTGTATGGACACTGTATAGATAAGTGTATTGACTCATAAAGACAGTTGTCATTAAAAacactattaaaaatatatattaaaaatttcAAGTAAATTTTACAATCATCTAAGACATGTGTAGTGATACTGGGGACTGGTGACCTCCTGTATTTCTCAGTTTGAGATTGCCAGTTTCAGTTCCTCATCTGAGTCACCAGACCTCTCAGAAACTTAGAGTATCTTCACACCTCTCTACACGCTGTCAGCACTCCACTCTCTGGTGTCAGTGTATTTCACACACATGACTTCTGTGCCTCCCATCTGTGCAGTGTCCAGAGGCAGTGGTTGGTGGGATCTACGGCGTGTTGAATAGGAAACGAGGTCACGTGTGTGAGGAAAACCAAGTGCCAGGCACTCCCATGTTTGTAGTGAAGGCCTACCTGCCTGTCAACGAATCATTTGGTAAGTGTGTGTTAATTTGTACTGCACAATATCTCATCAATATATACTATGATTATACATGTACTTTAATGATGTAGAATGACCCTATTTATTTAGCTGCTAAAGATCACTATATAGCTATATTATTCTGCAACAATCAGGAATAAATATATAACTTATAAGTAATAATTACTTAATAATTATATGATTATATTTCAACTAAAGCCCTATTTGCACAAGTACTAAAAACTTTAttcttaaatttttatacttttaagaatgtttatttctacttgccttttcttttgcactggtgtgttgtataTTGCTGCATACTGTATAATTTCCCTATGATGGGGTCAATAAAGTTTAATCTTACTACTTATACGACTACTGATTTAATAATTGCAAAGGGAGTCTTTGATCTTAATCTCCTGCATTTTGACCATGTCCGTAATTTGTAAAAGAAATTCCACCACAATTGACCAACCttatttcagcaaacacagatGTCCTGTGATAACATTAGTTCCATAATCGAGTGATTTGGTGTGTATTCTGCCCATTtcctattttcttttttaaaagtcttGTGAGTGAAAATGTAGGAGCTCATGTCACACTATAGCATGGATATTTAGCAATAGAGAAAACTTAAAACCTAAAACTTTACAACTTGAAACATGACATCTGAAAAAATCATGAAATAATGACACATGTGAAATACAGTGAGAACAATTTTGTCTTTCACCAGTTATTTGTAAGAGGTGAGCCTGCCCTTGACATCAAAACTGCCAAATATCaattaattaaagtaaaaaacaTCGCATGATTTTATTAAGTAATTtgccattttattaaataaatcatTCAGTACTAAAGGAAACAGTACTGAGAGCGCTCTAGCTTCTGTTGTATAATAAtgaaaaagttttattttattgcagtaattaataaaatatatcCTTAAAAGCATTTCAACAAAGATTTACATTAAAgtttgtttaattcaaatttCTGACTAAGGTTTGAATCTGTTTTGCAAATGTATAACATATAGACGACTTGATGAATAATAACCATTACACTGATCTTCAAGCAAAGAATAAAAAtagtaaaaccaaaacaaatataggtcactaataataaagaaaattaagttgAAAGTGCTAGTTGGGTATTAGATCAAAATGTAAAataggttttactcaaaaggaatgtttgtctctgcCAGTTCTACTCTGACATGCATAATAACTTTATCACTTCATTAGTTTTTCCAACTAATCTAATGACCTTGTTTTTCAGGTTTTgcctctgaagcagataattaacaaaaaaattgtACCAGTCTTGAAAAAACCTGTTTAACTTGTACTTTGTCATCCAGCTGTGCAAAAATATACTGATATCATATTCATGAGGTTGCTTCTTGTGTTACAGTCACATACTGCATGCCAAAACACGTACTGGTTTTATAGTAGACTGTATTTTTAAGCAGTGACTTTATTGTAGGTAAATAAGAATATCTCATTATGTGAAACAATACTGTTACTTTCATTTCATCTCCAGGTTTCACAGCTGACCTGCGCAGTAACACTGGAGGCCAGGCTTTCCCTCAGTGCGTGTTCGATCACTGGCAGATCCTCCCAGGAGACCCCTTTGACGCCGCTAGCAAACCCTTCAGTATTGTCGGTGATATCAGGAAACGTAAAGGTCTGAAGGAGGGCATCCCTAGTCTCGACAACTACCTGGACAAACTATAAATACCGACCCTGGAAAAAATACCAAATCAATCTCTAAACCCTACCCTTTGGGCACTTTAAAATCTTTGCACAGGCTTAAAGATACATTGCACAAATTATTTTGACTTTTCAGTGAGGGGCAGAAACAAAACTTCAGCTTCGGTTGTAGAGTAGTGGGAGCAACAGCActtatgttttcatttcacagCTACAGTACACCAAGTGCCTAGGGCGAGGGTTTTGGGGAACAATTGGAGTAAAGCAGTTGTATTATCAATTTCCAGTTTCTTCCTTTTCTCCATGTCATCTGCCTGGACAGGCCTGTACAGTGCACTGTGATATAGCTGCAATAATGAGTATTAAAATGGATCATGGCCAGATAAACCCGTGGCAATCACAAAGTGTTACAGAAACTCAAACGCCCTGGATTGGACCTTTGTTTAGTAGATGTgacaaataaaaatagtaaagCCATCATAATGCTGTGACTcctgaagtttgttttttttctgtcagctGGTAATAAtttcttttgcatcttttacagtgGATTCTTCCAAAAAGCAGGCAACACATTGGATTTTCTTCGCTCTTTAATCGATAGTTATTTAAAGTTACATATATAATGTTATTAAATGCCACTTTAATATACAACCCTTTAACTTCCACACCAAGAGGGAAAGCTCTCTTCCACCCACACACCACACCCACACAGAAACATAGAAGAGTTAGTGTGCATCCatagaacaaacaaatgaacatatGCAAGGCCAAGAAGTGCAAGTTATCTTGGGTATAGGCAACTACCAAGCAAGGTCACAAGATATCACATATTGTACTTTatgtaaaaaatccaaattgcTTACCATAATCATATTAACATTAATATGAAGTTTGGTTCAAATTCGCCAAGAGGTCATAAAGCCGATGAGGTCTATGAGTTGATGGAAGTTACGGCTGATGTGGAATCGAGTGAAACGCTGTGAAATGCTGGTCTGCAACAGTGAGGGGGATCTTCTCTTGGCAAATCTGTTTATCTGTACATTCATACAGTTGCAACTCTCCTTTACACTAATGCAGTGGAGTAGAGGAAGAGAAGTTAAGCAGATTTCAGTGTCAAGCTTTATGCCATCAATTCACAGCAGTGACATCGATACTGTGAATAATCTAAGAAGCTCCTCCATCCCTCTCTCCTTCCCTTGTGGAGTCTGTTACAGTTGTGTCTGTTTAAGAGGCTGGCATCACTACAACACAAAGGGATAAAGGAAGTggctgagaaagagagagacagcgTCTCAAATTACAAGCTACGCCCATGTAGTGACCTAGTTGTCTTCCCATGTGGCCAACAGTAGTGCACTATATGGAGAGAACAGTATGATGTCTGACAGACTAGTTCCCAGTATGGCGGCTGAGGTGGCTCCACACTGGTGTTTGGTTGTCACATTTGATGGAAGATCAAAACTGCTTCAGAGGTGACTATGTGTAGAAGATGACCTCGGGAATCTGTCCGTCCTCTACGGAAGTGCCATTGTTGTTTCCTGCTGCGTAGCAGAAGGTGAAACAGGTCTTTGTGCCGGTGGATGATGACTCGTGTGTCACCTTTCTCATTCCCTTAGTCCCATAATGAGAATCTGGACCCTGAAAGACAGATGGAGGATGGTGAATACACACGGCTTAGTGACTAATTAGAGAATTTACACTCAACTTATGGGAAACAGGGTTACTACCACTTATAACAATTTCAATTTAAGACATATCAAATACAATTTTAGACCTATTAATTACTAGCAAAGAATTAAAAAGAAGTGCAGGCTTCAGGCAACAGCTAAATGCATTGGTCTCAACCTTGTTTAACTTATACATATTAGATAAATTATAACagaaattttttttccccatttagaaTTTTTTAAATGAGAGGAAATGCCATGTTATCTGACACACACCGTAGCATACTCTGCACAATTTGTTTTACCGGatacatgtttatttgttttttgcagcCATGTAACAGTAGGGTCAAACTACATGGTTCCAAAAGACAAGCACAACTAATaataatcaaaacaatttttAAGACTTATCAAAACCATTTTTAAGACCCTTCAAGGTCTAAAATTCAGATTATTGGGTTCTAAGGACCagcagaaaatcaaggtaaataaAGGACACATTACTGACCTTAAGTGTAGCACAGGCAGTGTAGTTAACATTGGGAAGTATCTCCACTGGTTCTTTGAACATGACTCTAAATGTGTTGGCTGACCCATCACAGCTGAATCCTGTATCATTCTGACCCAACACTGTGTTACTGTCTGTGTGAATTATCTGCAGAAAGAAAAACATGCATACACAATCTGTAAGACAGCTTGACTATATACAACAGAACATGCACAAAAGGCAACACAACAGAAGACCAAACCTGTATGTTGACTTGGTAGTCTGTGGGTCCATGTATGGATCCATAGAGACCAAACCCGACCACAAATATTCTCCTGTTTacagagaacctgaggagaaaacagcagaaacaagTCAAAAAGCGAAATGATTTGGCTTTTTAGTCACATTAAACCCTAAACCATTCTGTAAAGGCTAGCAACGTAATGCGATAGATAATTCAGTACATTACATTTCATGCCAGGGTTTTCCCACTATTTCccctaaataaaaataataaactttCACGTAAATTTGGATTCTTTATTATACTACTCTGTGTACAAACATTTGGAAAAGCTCAAGCATAGGTTAAATAAACAACATCCAGGATCTTAGAAGCAAAACCAACTAGACCCCTTAGATGATTTAGTCAGTTTTAATTCATTCTACATTGATTTTGGTCTACTCAGGCTAAAATGACTAAACACAATGACTTAGAACAGTAAGGTATGCTATGACATGTCACcaaatttcaaggttttttttttgaaaaagccTGACAATCATGCATCTTTTAAATGCTGTGCTGTTCTCTCACCGTATGCGGTCACTTGTCCCGCTGTAGCCCCAGCGGCTCTCCACCTGTCCAAAACGTGTGATGCTGCATTCCTTCCCGCGGAGGCAGCAGCGAGGCCGGTCAATAAAATCTACACGAGGCTTTGGGTTCACTGTGAAGTGGAGGAAGAGACTCACCACTTCTCTGTCTGTCAGAATACTGGACTGAGCTGGACCTGAATGCACAAAAACAGAACCCAAAGTCACAGATTAATGAGAAAATCAAAAGAGCAAAGGCAGGAAAAGTGAATCAGTGACATTTTTAATGCATTGTTGGTCACCTGCAGCAAACTCCTCTATAGTCATAAGAGGGAAGCGGATGAGTGTGAGAGCCTTTCCCAGGACTTTGCGTTTGTTTTCTGGTGTGGGTTGCAGCTGCTGCCTGTGAGCTTCTGCCTCCGCCCAACGTACGGCAGCACCAAATAAACGAACCTCCCTCACCCCGAGAGTATCCCTCTCCAACACTGCCACCAGAGTGTCTaatcgagagagagagagagagacgtcaTCTAGAAACTCCTTCTGAAGTACAAATACAGCAGTGGGTGGAAAATACATGATCATAATAAGAGGCTGTAGTGGAGTATACATTTAAAGTACTTCTACTGTGCCTGAATGTTCTCATTTTAAGTACGTTTACACTTCACTATATCTCAGAGGTAAATGCTGTACTTTTTACTACAACACACTTGGGGTTACAACCACTTTCATTTACTTTTCAGGTCCCTGTCCTGATAAACAAAGCCTCCGTGTTTCCAAATTTACTAATGTGAGGAATTGTGAAAAGCTGAAAGATCAAGCGATCCTTCTTTTGAGAACATTGTCCTAGTTCTTAGACCAAATAAACTCTTACTGGAAATCACCTGGAAACTGCATTAACACAAGGCCGCAAATAGTATAAATAGTAATACTGAGTTCATTAAAAGAAGATTTGTTTAAAGATACAGTGCATGACTCTCTACATATGATCTCAGAGAATATGCTGCATTACTGTATATTATATACTGTTATATACAGAATATAATACATTGTATATAAAATTACCTCAGCCGTAatcatctacagcagtaaaaatgcaacatacatgTCAATGATACAACTATTCACACCTCAAGTAGATTTTGCTGATAAAGCTTACATACTTTTAATTAATCAAGGATCTGAATGCCCAACTTTCATTtgcaatggaatttttttttattaaatggcaTCACTTATAAAAGCTCTTACTAtgactttttccaccactgaaaaAATGTGGCAAATAATTTAACATAAGCAAGAAAACCTTACCCAAATCTATGTCTGTGAAGCCTTCAGCTGCAAGAGCGTCTCCAGTGTTCTTGTCAATGTTTTCTAGACACAGACTGGCAAGCTGAGGCTCATCAAACAGCCGTGCCTGAAGCAAAGAGTACaccacagttttttcagatacaagcAAGTCTTAAAATGGAGAGAATCCAAAACTGTTTCCAGTATATCAGATTAGCCAACTTGGATCCATCACAGATGTGTTTTCCAATACTGGCCGTTATAAAAATGCTTTTGAGAGAACATAAGATGTAGAAGATACTTATTTTCTTCATTCACTTATTTCTTTATTCACTTAATATATTTTTGATGCATGTAATTATTCTTATGAAGAACTGAACATTATTATATGAACATTATAAGTTCACTCATACTTGATTCATTTTTACTattacaactaataataatactagtaataatacaaatacaaaataatactATTATTAAGTATTACTAACTGTTTTGAGAGTTTGAGTAACACACCTGTGTGAGCAGCATAAAAGCATTGTCTGCTCTCAAATTCTTTTTGAGGAACTCCACACAGTGAGCCTCCAGGGCCGGCACTGCGTACTTCTTGGCTGTATAGAGTGTGGTCATCACCGTCTCAGGCCCAATCTGGACTTCATCAGAGTATAAGAACCTGCAGGAGCACCACAAGGTATAGTTTCCACTCATTCATAAATGCAAACATCACAACTGTACACAGAAAAATTACCTAAATGGCTTCAACATTAGGTTGTTTTTACCCAGACCTTTGTTGTGGAAGACTTTGTATATGCAACTTGACTGATTTCAGTTGTTAATGCGTTTCATACTTGGCAGCTCTTTCTGAGAAAGATGTTTTCCCACATGTAAATCCATATATCTCAGTTTCCTTTCAGCATGGTCCTGGTTAATTTACTGTCTTGATTTTGGACAAAGTGATGTTGCACAGTTTTGAGATGGACGCAATGACCAAAAGACAAGAGGCAGAGCTGAGGATATTGAGATTTTCTCTGGGAGTGACAAGGATGGATTAGATCCTCCAAGCACATCAGAGGGACAGCTCAGGTTTTGGGGACAGAGTGAGCCCAGACTGAGATGGTTCGGACAAGTGCAGAGGAGGGACAGTGAATATGTGggtagaaggatgatgaagatggagataAGGAGGAAGAGcaaagaggagatttatggatgtgaTGAAGGAGGACATGCAGGTAGAAGATGCAGGGGACAGGGTCAGATACTGTGGTGACCCCTGAAGTGATCAGCCAGGAGTTGTAATCGATtttggaaagaaaaaacaaatatgagtaaCACTCTCACTCATTGGTTGATTGTATGTTTTCACGGTGTGATGCTATATTTCATTATGTTTAGAGTGTGACAGCATAACGACGTGAGATTTCTGATTGTAGTTTGTGATGTTTGAGAGCCTCAAATGACTATACTGTCTAAAGGCTGACAACAGTTACACGCCTACTTGACATGACACTACTTCCATTGTGTGTCACATTATTGGGTCTTACTTTAGAAGGGCCAGAAAGGCAGCTGGTTCCACATCTGGGAGCTCGATTTCCGTGGAGGTAGTCGCCATGCCGCCGTTGAACATCGCATCAAACACAGCGCTCCCCACAGCCAGAACGAACCTGACAAAGGTGGACAAAGAGCGACACAACAGGACAGACGTTACCTCCTGTCGGCTTGCACACACACAGCTAGCTTGCTAATGTTTTGATGACTCCAGTTAACCCTCTCACCTGTGTGCAGGTATCCTCTGAACACCCATTCCTTTGCCCACTAGAAAATGAACGTCACTGAGCACCTCGTTGTTAAAGAGGAACGCGAATCTTTCTTTGACGGTGCTTTTTGTCGCCTGCCAGTTGTAAACGGGCTCTCTGTAAACCAACACGGACGCCGCTGCCAGAGTGGCGGTCGGTGCTGTGGCCGGGTTCGCGTTTGACGCTGCGGTGGTTGCCATGTTGGACGCCGGGGTGGCCATTGCTCCGGCTGCCGCAGCACCTGCCGCAGCGGGCTGCTGCAGGGAGTTCTGCGCAGTCGGCGGAGCCCCGGTCGAAACACCGTTGCTGTCTCCTCCTCCAGGCCCCAGTTGCGGGTTGGGACGCCGCGGTGGCCCCTGTACTCCCCCGGCCGCACCAACCGCACCGCCGTTGGACGCAGGCATAGAGAAAACGCTGTTGCTGGGTTGACTGTTTCCCAAAGGACCCGGACCGGAGAAATTAAGGCAAGGAGGCCTGCCGCTGTTGTCTCCAGCAGCCATCTTGAACTTAGCGTAGGCGTAAACAACACACTTCATCGCTTTGTAGTTTGCTGGTAATTTCGCTGGACACAAATACCTACTCTGCCCCCTGGCGTTTGATTTTGGAATGACAGGCTGCTCTGTTTACTATGGGGGTAATATTGACATGTGACACGGGGGTGCCACCAGGGATCTGGGGCCCCGTAAAAATATTACTTCGGGGGCTTGTACCATACAAACCCTATAAATACAACACTGCAGGCATGGATCATTCTGCTTACAACAGATTTTATGATTTGATGCAAGATTGGTGTGAGCCTTCTCTaacatattaataatattttttttagggTAACAGTGTTAAATTGCCTTTATAATGATatagaaatacaaataaaatatagtttcACTTTATGAATGGACatatacactctcaaaaatagaggcacgagatcagaacatttatgtacctataagtgcattttttaagaatgttctctcaaaagtacaatattggtctttaggaggccagaattgcacctttagactatgaaaaagggtctatagttctgtaaagtacaaatttgtactataaggtaccctgcagcattaaaaaatgtgtgtagaccatgagaataggctataggctaggataaCTTAACAGTAAGCCTAATTATAgttaaaacattaggcttagcacattatttattatgtatcatactgtaattactctatattatatttaataataatttgtgttttaatttaatagcccaattacctcagtgataatagcctaataatttatttagcttattagaacctctgattattgccataatctctgttttatcaagttttcattcacacctccatgtcttgatgtcgcagcttgcctatgctgttttttttttttctcagttaggccaccggttcaaactttaaacatcatggcattatcaactatatgagagttttctttctatgtaaagtacttaaggtacaaaaatggaccatttcaaaagggtacagaaatgtctctcaaaaaagtacacccccagcgacaagcatttgtacccttttaagtacaagctggtacctctgtttttgagagtgtatttACTAGCATTAGCTAGGAGCTCTGGGGGGGTGGgagattttcttcttcttctgcataTAACGAATATGTTTATTGTGCCTTGAGAAGTAAACattatatatctatctatctatctatctatctatctatctatctatcgatctatcgatctatctatctatctatctatctatctatctatctatctatctatctatctatctatctatctatctatatctatctatatctatatctatatatatatatgtgtgtgtgtgtgtgtgtatgtgtgtgtgtgtatataaatataaatatatatatatatatatatatatatatatatatatatatatatatatatatttttttttttttttttttttttttttttttttttttttttttttttggtggtggtggtgggtaatACCCTGCTGTTTTTAGGGCCTCTGTCAGTCATGGGCCCTTAAAATTGTCACTAATTTTCTCCCCCTTATGGTGCCCCTGATGTGACACTTCAGGTCATTGTCACTATACCTTCCACGAGCTACAACTTCATGGCTTTGTTTAATTCAGTACTAAAAAAAGTAAGCTAGTGTTATTTGTTCAGAGCATTTACACACAGAGTTACACAACAAAATTTGAGTTACAGTAAGTCAGTTACACCACATCATCTACCATatttaataatcattttaatCATCAACAGCCAGTAGGTTAGTAGTTTACAAGGACCAACAAATGAAATACAAATTACAGTAATATTTTGTCTTATTGATTtgtcatgtacagtatatgtacatgtactacctatgtatatatgtatattacaacatggcagctccttaaactttttttcccccaaaatactTTACAAATGGTACAGTGACCCACTGTGTAACGTTTGAGTCTTCTTGGTTTTTGATTCTTCTGTTTGCACCATCTTTCTTTCCTGTCATCTGCTGTCTGAATCAGCACTTATGAGATTCATATTTGATAGCTCCCATTTCTCAGGAGAACTCAGCTTTTTCCTTCATCTCAGATGTTTTTCTTTCCTTGTCAGTTTGGTGAAACTGATTCTTATTGTTCAAATACTGACTCAGTATATTGTAGGGTGATGATTTtggtactgtatatatatatatctatctatatctatatctatagatagatagatagatagatagatagatagatagatagatagatagatagatagatagatgggcagacagacggacggacggacagacagacacgcaAGCAACATGGcttttttttcaaagaaattattacagtacatttacagactaatgTTGGCGAACCTGGAGAAGTGGCAGTATGCACTGGGAAAAAGAGGAATGAGTCAGCCAGAGCAAGGAAGAATATGTGAATGAAAGGAATGGAACAGTGAGGATGCAAGAGGGGCAACTGTTCAGAGCAATGGGGAGGTTTGATTGGTGGTGAAAATGAGAGTGCAGGCAGGGTGGAATGGGTGGAGAAATGTTTCTGGGGTAATGTGTGACAAAAGAGCATCTGCAAGAATTAAAGGAAAGGTGTAGAGGATGGTAGTGAGACCAGCAATGATTTAAAGATGGCTACACTGTCCAAAAGACAGGAGGCAGAGCTGGAGGTGTTTAGATTTTCTTTGGGAGTGTCAAGGTTGGACAGTATTAGGAACAAACACATGAGAAAGACAGCTCAGGTTGGACGTTTTGGGGTCAAAGTGAGAGAGGCCAGATTGGGTTGGGACCATGAAGATGGAGCTGCCAGGCAGGAGGCAAAGAGGAGATTTATGGgtgtggtgaaggaggacataCAGGTAGTTGGTGtggaagaagaagatggaggagacAGGGTCGGATGGAAGCAGATGGTGTTGCTGTGGCGACCCCTAAAGGGAGCAGATGATAGTTGTAGTAAGAcaattacatttatttgtatagcacagttcatacacagggtaattcaaagtgctttgcACAAATTAAAGACAagtgataaatacataaaaaataaagatgaaaaactaaaatata
The DNA window shown above is from Sphaeramia orbicularis chromosome 17, fSphaOr1.1, whole genome shotgun sequence and carries:
- the LOC115436935 gene encoding BTB/POZ domain-containing protein 2, whose translation is MKCVVYAYAKFKMAAGDNSGRPPCLNFSGPGPLGNSQPSNSVFSMPASNGGAVGAAGGVQGPPRRPNPQLGPGGGDSNGVSTGAPPTAQNSLQQPAAAGAAAAGAMATPASNMATTAASNANPATAPTATLAAASVLVYREPVYNWQATKSTVKERFAFLFNNEVLSDVHFLVGKGMGVQRIPAHRFVLAVGSAVFDAMFNGGMATTSTEIELPDVEPAAFLALLKFLYSDEVQIGPETVMTTLYTAKKYAVPALEAHCVEFLKKNLRADNAFMLLTQARLFDEPQLASLCLENIDKNTGDALAAEGFTDIDLDTLVAVLERDTLGVREVRLFGAAVRWAEAEAHRQQLQPTPENKRKVLGKALTLIRFPLMTIEEFAAGPAQSSILTDREVVSLFLHFTVNPKPRVDFIDRPRCCLRGKECSITRFGQVESRWGYSGTSDRIRFSVNRRIFVVGFGLYGSIHGPTDYQVNIQIIHTDSNTVLGQNDTGFSCDGSANTFRVMFKEPVEILPNVNYTACATLKGPDSHYGTKGMRKVTHESSSTGTKTCFTFCYAAGNNNGTSVEDGQIPEVIFYT